A section of the Ranitomeya imitator isolate aRanImi1 chromosome 7, aRanImi1.pri, whole genome shotgun sequence genome encodes:
- the GDE1 gene encoding glycerophosphodiester phosphodiesterase 1: MLWAEGLLLSFSSVFVLLLLVTRSPQVSGVLTGGLYLLLVLFRFQPVPESRAQQVLKPRGKVSPIAHRGGAHDAPENTLAAISLAARNGAVAVELDLEFTKDGVPILMHDDTVDRTTDGHGKLSDLTFAEIRKLNSAANHRLGHLYNNEKVPTLQEAVEECFRHNLVIYFDVKGHAAQAADALRKMYMDFPRLYNCSIVCSFEPSVIYKMRQADVNVVTALTHRPWSLSHLGDGTPRFDSIWKHYFYVSMDVLLDWALHHVLWNFCGVSAFLMQKNYISQNYVEKWNKRGIEVVAWTVNTATEKLHSDHVLHSNFISDSLVEDCDPHY, encoded by the exons ATGCTGTGGGCTGAGGGTCTGCTGCTGTCCTTCAGCTCCGTGTTCGTGCTGCTGCTCCTCGTCACCCGCAGCCCCCAGGTGTCCGGCGTCCTGACCGGCGGCCTCTACCTGTTGCTCGTGCTGTTCAGGTTCCAGCCGGTCCCCGAGTCCCGGGCACAGCAGGTGCTGAAGCCCCGGGGGAAGGTGTCGCCCATCGCCCACCGCGGAGGCGCCCACGATGCCCCTGAGAACACGCTGGCCGCCATCAGCCTG GCGGCACGGAATGGCGCCGTCGCAGTGGAGCTGGACCTGGAGTTTACGAAAGATGGAGTTCCTATTCTCATGCATGACGACACGGTAGATCGGACGACGGACGGCCATGGAAAACTAAGTGACCTTACTTTTGCTGAAATCAGGAAGCTGAATTCCGCTGCCAACCATCGCTTGGG GCATCTGTATAATAACGAGAAGGTGCCAACGCTGCAGGAAGCTGTTGAGGAATGTTTCCGGCACAATTTAGTGATCTACTTTGATGTTAAAGGCCATGCGGCTCAG GCTGCTGACGCTCTCAGGAAGATGTACATGGACTTTCCACGCCTCTACAATTGCAGCATTGTCTGTTCTTTTGAACCAAGTGTTATTTATAAA ATGAGACAAGCAGACGTCAATGTAGTCACCGCTCTGACCCACAGGCCGTGGAGCCTCAGCCATCTCGGGGATGGAACGCCTCGCTTCGACTCCATTTGGAAGCATTACTTCTACGTCTCGATGGATGTCCTGCTGGACTGGGCGCTGCACCACGTCCTGTGGAACTTCTGTGGAGTGTCGGCCTTCTTAATGCAGAAGAATTACATTTCACA AAATTACGTGGAGAAGTGGAACAAGAGAGGCATTGAAGTGGTGGCGTGGACGGTCAATACAGCCACGGAGAAGCTTCACAGCGACCACGTCCTGCACAGCAACTTCATCAGTGACAGCTTAGTAGAGGATTGTGACCCTCACTACTGA